In a genomic window of Gossypium arboreum isolate Shixiya-1 chromosome 7, ASM2569848v2, whole genome shotgun sequence:
- the LOC108480146 gene encoding B3 domain-containing protein At1g05920 produces MMELLSRDDFKDTKIDPNWGPFGYLLYVLHVDQLKLQKSHNAPPPPQTLCKQDHTGFKLRFKFNNSVGLKRKRNLKAVEEEDDGDWVAPKLKPKKRRKQEKSVCPIPPTNLPPKFRQLIVEDMGGRGLVLVIQKTIFFSDINPTASRFSIPFSQVKTHDFLNEAEAKELDDKNPMQVWLLDPSMKGTNITFNKWVMGSSSLYVLTNTWNPVLKNNQLKKGDMVQLWSFRVNYLLCFALVKL; encoded by the coding sequence ATGATGGAGCTTCTCAGTCGTGATGATTTTAAGGATACAAAGATTGATCCCAATTGGGGTCCTTTTGGTTACTTGCTGTACGTACTCCATGTTGACCAACTGAAATTGCAGAAAAGCCACAATGCACCCCCACCACCTCAAACCCTTTGCAAACAAGACCATACGGGTTTCAAGCTGAGGTTCAAGTTCAACAACAGCGTTGGACTGAAAAGGAAACGTAATCTCAAAGCAGTAGAAGAGGAAGACGATGGCGATTGGGTAGCACCAAAACTGAAGCCGAAGAAAAGAAGGAAGCAAGAGAAATCCGTTTGCCCAATCCCACCAACAAACTTGCCTCCCAAATTCAGACAACTTATAGTTGAAGATATGGGTGGTAGGGGTTTGGTTCTGGTCATACAAAAGACCATCTTTTTCTCCGACATAAACCCTACTGCCAGTCGTTTCTCCATACCCTTCTCGCAAGTCAAAACTCATGACTTTCTCAACGAGGCAGAGGCTAAAGAGTTAGATGACAAAAACCCCATGCAGGTGTGGTTGTTAGACCCATCCATGAAGGGAACAAATATTACCTTTAACAAGTGGGTTATGGGGTCAAGTTCGCTCTATGTCCTCACTAACACGTGGAACCCTGTTTTGAAGAACAACCAACTCAAAAAAGGCGACATGGTGCAGCTCTGGTCTTTCCGGGTGAATTACCTGCTGTGCTTCGCACTCGTAAAGCTCTAG
- the LOC108454996 gene encoding 26S proteasome regulatory subunit 4 homolog A-like: protein MGQGTPGGMNRQGFPGDRKPDGSDKKDKKFEPAAPPARVGRKQRKQKGSEAAARLPTVTPLTKCKLRLLKLERIKDYLLMEEEFVANQERLKPQEEKAEEDRSKVDDLRGSPMSVGNLEELIDENHAIVSSSVGPEYYVGILSFVDKDQLEPGCAILMHNKVLSVVGLLQDEVDPMVSVMKVEKAPLESYADIGGLDSQIQEIKEAVELPLTHPELYEDIGIKPPKGVILYGEPGTGKTLLAKAVANSTSATFLRVVGSELIQKYLGDGPKLVRELFRVADDLSPSIVFIDEIDAVGTKRYDAHSGGEREIQRTMLELLNQLDGFDSRGDVKVILATNRIESLDPALLRPGRIDRKIEFPLPDIKTRRRIFQIHTSRMTLADDVNLEEFVMTKDEFSGADIKAICTEAGLLALRERRMKVTHADFKKAKEKVMFKKKEGVPEGLYM from the exons ATGGGTCAGGGAACACCGGGCGGTATGAATAGGCAAGGTTTCCCAGGGGACCGGAAACCCGATGGCTCTGATAAGAAGGATAAGAAATTTGAGCCAGCGGCGCCCCCAGCCAGGGTGGGGCGCAAGCAACGAAAACAGAAAGGATCTGAGGCCGCGGCTCGGCTTCCGACTGTAACGCCGTTGACGAAGTGTAAGCTGCGGTTGCTAAAGCTGGAGCGGATCAAGGATTATTTACTGATGGAAGAAGAGTTTGTGGCTAACCAGGAAAGGCTCAAGCCTCAGGAAGAGAAAGCCGAGGAGGATCGATCTAAAGTAGATGATTTGAGAGGGTCGCCGATGAGTGTCGGCAACTTGGAGGAGCTTATCGATGAGAACCATGCGATTGTTTCATCGTCGGTTGGGCCGGAGTATTATGTGGGGATTTTATCTTTCGTTGATAAGGATCAGTTGGAGCCTGGATGTGCTATTTTGATGCACAATAAG GTTCTTTCTGTTGTTGGGCTTCTGCAAGATGAAGTTGATCCCATGGTATCAGTGATGAAGGTTGAAAAGGCTCCATTGGAATCCTATGCTGATATAGGAGGTTTGGATTCTCAGATACAGGAGATTAAAGAGGCAGTTGAGCTTCCTCTGACTCACCCTGAATTATATGAGGACATTGGTATCAAACCTCCAAAAGGAGTTATCTTGTATGGAGAGCCTGGGACAGGCAAGACTTTGCTTGCTAAG GCAGTGGCTAATTCTACATCTGCAACCTTCTTGCGTGTTGTTGGAAGTGAATTAATTCAGAAGTACTTGGGAGATGGCCCCAAATTAGTTAGGGAACTCTTCAGAGTTGCTGATGATCTTTCCCCTTCAATTGTCTTCATTGATGAAATTGATGCAGTTGGTACTAAGAG GTATGATGCCCATTCTGGTGGTGAACGTGAAATTCAGAGGACCATGTTGGAGTTACTGAACCAGTTAGACGGCTTTGATTCAAGAGGAGATGTCAAAGTAATTCTTGCGACAAATAGGATTGAAAGTCTTGATCCAGCTTTGCTTCGCCCTGGTCGAATTGATAGGAAAATTGAATTTCCCCTACCTGACATCAAAACAAGAAGGCGCATTTTCCAG ATACATACATCAAGGATGACTTTGGCTGATGATGTGAACTTGGAAGAATTTGTTATGACAAAAGATGAGTTCTCCGGAGCTGATATAAAGGCAATATGTACTGAGGCTGGCTTGCTTGCTTTAAGGGAGAGGCGCATGAAG GTGACGCATGCGGACTTTAAGAAGGCCAAGGAAAAGGTGATGTTCAAAAAGAAAGAAGGCGTTCCAGAAGGACTTTATATGTAG
- the LOC108481756 gene encoding uncharacterized protein LOC108481756 gives MASSPMVHYMSSVSPHSPKCYHNNQTLALPHSNFLSPTSFLRLKRKTLFSNIQFNKPLAPRPLVYALQSNFFKVIQTVWKVGKDGVEAGTNLVPDSVPRPIARISVSVVALFVTLFVLKSFLSTAFFALATMGLVYFVFIALNKDQGPRGGSGSESMEDPVEEARKIMEKYK, from the exons ATGGCTTCCTCACCTATGGTTCATTACATGTCTTCTGTATCACCACACTCTCCAAAATGTTACCACAATAACCAAACCCTAGCTCTCCCTCACTCTAATTTCTTGTCTCCCACATCCTTTTTAAGGTTAAAGAGGAaaacccttttctcaaatattcaaTTTAACAAGCCCTTAGCACCAAGACCCTTGGTTTATGCACTTCAGTCCAACTTCTTCAAAG TTATTCAGACAGTATGGAAGGTTGGGAAGGATGGAGTTGAAGCTGGAACCAATTTAGTGCCG GACTCTGTCCCGAGACCAATCGCAAGGATCTCTGTTTCAGTTGTCGCTCTCTTTGTGACACTTTTTGTACTCAAGTCATTCCTGTCAACAGCTTTCTTTGCGCTG GCCACAATGGGACTTGTGTATTTCGTATTTATTGCCTTGAACAAAGATCAAGGACCAAGAGGAGGCAGTGGCAGTGAATCCATGGAGGACCCTGTAGAAGAAGCAAGAAAAATAATGGAAAAGTACAAATGA